From the genome of Streptomyces sp. V2I9:
TCGGGGCTCGGCCAGGTGGCGCGGGCCGCCCGCATCATCTGGCGGCCCAGCTTGCGGGCGGTGGCCCGCAGGGCGGGTGAGGGCGTTCGGGCATCGGCGGCCTCGTCGAGGGCGAGCGGGTCGAGGCCGTGGGCCGCCGCGGCGGCGAGCGCGGCGGCGGTGAGGCCCGCGGTGTGCAGCCGTCCCCGGCAGAAGTCGGCGAGGGAGGCGGTGTCGTGGACGCGGCCCTCGGCGACGGCCGGTTCGGCGCCACCGGAGTGGGCGTGGCCCCCGGCGGGGAACCGGCCGTCCGTGAGGACGAGCAGTGCGGCACGGGACATGGGTCGGTCCGCTCAGAAGAGGAAGTAGCGCTGGGCCATGGGCAGTTCCGCCGCCGGTGCGGGCTCGACCGGATCACCGTCGATGGTGACGGCGAAGCTGTCGGGGTCGACCTGGACGCGGGGCAGGGCGTCGTTCTCGCGCATGTCCGCCTTGGTGACGCCGCGGGTGCTGGTGATCGGCGCGAACCGCTTGTGCAGGGCGAGCCGTTCGGGCAGTCCGTCCTCGATCGCCGCCGTGGGGACGAAGGTGACGGAGCTGTGCGCGGCGGCGCGGCCCAGCGCGCCGAACATCGGCCGGGGCAGCACGGGCTGGGGCGTCGGGATGGAGGCGTTGGCGTCGCCCATCTGGGCGTACGCGATCTGGCCGCCCTTGATGACGGTCTGCGGCTTCACCCCGAAGAACGCGGGGTCCCAGAGGACGAGGTCGGCGAGCTTGCCCGTCTCCACGGAACCGATCTCGTCGCCCATGCCCTGGGCGACCGCCGGATTGATGGTGTATTTGGCGACATAGCGACGGACCCGGTGGTTGTCGGCCACGCCGTCTCCGGGGAGCGCTCCGCGCCGCTTCTTCATCACGTGGGCGGTCTGCCAGGTCCGCAGGATCACTTCCCCGATGCGCCCCATGGCCTGGGAGTCGGAGGAGATGATCGAGATGGCTCCGAGGTCGTGCAGGATGTCCTCGGCCGCGATGGTGGAAGGCCGGATCCGGGATTCGGCGAACGCCAGGTCCTCGGGGACGGCGGGGTTGAGGTGGTGGCAGACCATCAGCATGTCGAGGTGTTCCTCGACGGTGTTGACGGTGTGCGGCCGGGTGGGGTTGGTCGAGCTGGGCAGGACGTACGGCTCGGAGACCACGCTGATGATGTCGGGCGCGTGCCCGCCGCCCGCGCCCTCGGTGTGGTAGGCGTGGATCGTGCGGCCCGCGATGGCGGCGAGGGTGTCGGCGACGAACCCGGCCTCGTTGAGGGTGTCCGTGTGGATGGCGAGCTGCGCGCCGGTCCGCTCGCAGACGGTGAGGCAGGCGTCGATGACGGCGGGCGTGGCGCCCCAGTCCTCGTGGATCTTGAATCCCAGGGCACCGCCGCGCAGTTGGGAGTGCAGGGCGTCGTGGGACATCGTGTTGCCCTTGCCGAGCAGCCCGATGTTGACGGGGAGGGTGTCCAGCGCCTCGAACATCCGGGCCAGATGCCAGGGGCCGGGCGTGACGGTGGTGGCCTTGCTGCCCTCGGCCGGCCCGGTGCCGCCGCCGACGAGGGTGGTGATGCCGCTGGAGAGCGCCTGGTCGACGAGGGTGGGCGAGATGAAGTGGACGTGGGCGTCGACCGCTCCGGCCGTGAGCAGCTTCCCGTTGCCGGCGATGATCTCGGTCTCGGGCCCGATCACCAGGTCGGGGTGGACCCCGTCCATGGTGTCCGGGTTGCCGGCCTTGCCGATGCCGGTGATCCGGCCGTCCCGGATGCCGATGTCGGCCTTGACGATGCCCCAGTGGTCGATGACGACGGCTCCGGTGACGACCGTGTCGGGCGCGCCCTCGGCGCGGGTGGTACGGGCCTGGCCCATCGACTCGCGGATCACCTTGCCGCCGCCGAACACCACCTCGTCGCCCGCGTTTCCGGGACCGCCCGAGCGGTCCTCCTCGATCTCGACGAAGAGATCGGTGTCGGCGAGCCGGACACGGTCGCCGGTGGTGGGCCCGAAACAGGTCGGCGTACACGGCTCTGTCGAGGTCAGGCATCGAGGGCACCTCCGGTTTCGCCGCGCAGGCCGGGGACGACGCGGCGGCCGGCGAGGGGCACGAGTTCGACGTCGGCGGGGATGCCGGGTTCGAAGCGGACCGCCGTGCCGGCGGCGATGTTCAGCCGCAGACCGCGGGCGGCGGCGCGGTCGAAGCGCAGGCCGGGGTTGGCCTCGGCGAAGTGGTAGTGGGAACCGACCTGGACCGGGCGGTCGGCGGTGTTGAGGACGGTGAGGCGGGTGACCGCCCGCCCCTCGTTGAGGGGGATGCCCCCGTCCCCGTACAGGATCTCTCCGGGAATCATCGGCGCCGCCCCGTCAGACGATCGGGTCGTGGACGGTGACGAGCTTGGTGCCGTCCGGGAAGGTGGCCTCCACCTGGACGTCGTGGAGCATCTCGGGGATGCCCTCCATGACGTCGTCACGGGTGAGCAAGGTCCGCCCGGACGCCATGAGTTCGGCCACCGTACGGCCGTCCCGTGCGCCTTCCAGCAGATGGGCGGTGATGAGCGCGACGGCCTCGGGGTGGTTGAGCCGCAGCCCGCGTGCGCGGCGCTTCTCGGCCACGTCGGCGGCCACATGGATGAGCAGGCGTTCCTGCTCGTGCGGGGTCAGTTGCAC
Proteins encoded in this window:
- a CDS encoding urease subunit beta, which encodes MIPGEILYGDGGIPLNEGRAVTRLTVLNTADRPVQVGSHYHFAEANPGLRFDRAAARGLRLNIAAGTAVRFEPGIPADVELVPLAGRRVVPGLRGETGGALDA
- a CDS encoding urease subunit gamma — protein: MQLTPHEQERLLIHVAADVAEKRRARGLRLNHPEAVALITAHLLEGARDGRTVAELMASGRTLLTRDDVMEGIPEMLHDVQVEATFPDGTKLVTVHDPIV